From one uncultured Erythrobacter sp. genomic stretch:
- the dnaA gene encoding chromosomal replication initiator protein DnaA → MEDSEAVNLAADWSDISQGLRKDLGHQLHSQWIKPIQLGALNRENGALDLYLPTEFSANWVRDRFHDRLQLAWSIARSEVRKVNIVVHPGRRQLPDLRLDDGRRPANDGASAIALAAGAMGDANFTSSVGLDPSLTFAAFVTGEANILACNAAQRMAAVEQPQFSPLYLKAATGQGKTHLLHAIGHAYLQTHPRARIFYCSAERFMVEFVQALKSSQTIEFKARLRSFDLLLVDDIQFIIGKASAQEELLYTIDALLAEGKRLVFAADRAPQALDGVEPRLLSRLSMGLVADIQPADIELRKKILVSKLTRFAPLNVPEDVVDFLARTITRNIRELVGGLNKLIAYAQLTGQDVSLQLAEEQLTDILSANRRRITIDEIQRTVCQFYRIDRSEMSSKRRARAVVRPRQVAMYLSKVLTPRSYPEIGRKFGGRDHSTVIHAVRLIEDLRQRDADMDGDVRSLLRQLES, encoded by the coding sequence ATGGAAGATTCCGAAGCTGTAAATCTCGCCGCAGATTGGTCCGATATCAGTCAGGGGTTGCGCAAGGATCTGGGCCACCAGCTGCACAGCCAGTGGATCAAGCCGATCCAGCTTGGCGCGCTGAACCGCGAGAACGGCGCGCTCGATCTTTACCTTCCGACCGAATTTTCCGCCAACTGGGTGCGTGACCGCTTCCATGACCGGCTTCAGCTCGCGTGGAGCATTGCGCGCAGCGAAGTGCGCAAGGTCAATATTGTGGTCCACCCCGGCCGCCGCCAGCTGCCCGACCTGCGCCTCGACGATGGCCGCCGCCCCGCCAATGACGGTGCGAGCGCGATTGCATTGGCCGCCGGCGCGATGGGTGATGCGAACTTCACCTCTTCGGTCGGGCTCGATCCGTCGCTGACCTTTGCCGCCTTCGTGACGGGTGAGGCCAACATCCTCGCCTGCAACGCGGCGCAGCGGATGGCGGCAGTGGAGCAGCCGCAATTCTCGCCGCTGTATCTCAAGGCGGCGACCGGTCAGGGCAAGACCCACCTCCTCCACGCCATCGGCCATGCCTATTTGCAGACCCATCCGCGTGCCCGCATCTTCTACTGCTCGGCCGAGCGCTTCATGGTCGAATTCGTGCAGGCGCTGAAGTCGAGCCAGACGATCGAGTTCAAGGCGCGGCTGCGCAGCTTTGACCTGCTGCTGGTGGACGATATCCAGTTCATCATCGGCAAGGCGAGCGCGCAGGAAGAACTGCTCTACACGATTGACGCGCTGCTGGCTGAAGGCAAGCGGCTGGTCTTCGCCGCCGACCGCGCCCCGCAGGCGCTGGACGGGGTTGAGCCGCGCTTGCTCTCGCGCCTGTCGATGGGTCTGGTGGCTGACATCCAGCCGGCCGATATCGAACTGCGCAAGAAGATCCTCGTCTCCAAGCTGACCCGTTTTGCTCCGCTGAATGTGCCCGAAGATGTGGTCGATTTTCTCGCGCGCACCATCACCCGCAACATCCGCGAGCTGGTCGGCGGCCTCAACAAGCTGATCGCCTATGCCCAGCTGACCGGGCAGGATGTGTCGTTGCAGCTCGCCGAAGAGCAGCTGACTGATATCCTTTCCGCCAACCGCCGCCGGATCACCATCGACGAGATCCAGCGCACCGTCTGCCAGTTCTACCGCATCGACCGTTCGGAAATGAGCAGCAAGCGCCGCGCCCGCGCGGTGGTGCGTCCGCGGCAGGTGGCGATGTATCTCTCCAAGGTTCTCACCCCGCGCAGCTACCCGGAAATCGGGCGCAAGTTCGGCGGGCGCGATCACTCAACCGTGATCCACGCGGTGCGCCTGATCGAAGACCTTCGCCAGCGTGATGCCGACATGGACGGCGACGTGCGCAGCCTGCTGCGTCAGCTGGAGAGCTGA
- the rpsT gene encoding 30S ribosomal protein S20, which translates to MANTPQAKKRIRRNTARAEINGARISRIRSFIKKVESACEAGDKEAAAVALKAAQPEMARGVARGVLHKNTVARKLSRLTRRVATL; encoded by the coding sequence ATGGCAAACACGCCGCAAGCCAAGAAGCGCATCCGTCGCAACACCGCCCGCGCCGAAATCAACGGTGCGCGCATCAGCCGCATCCGCAGCTTCATCAAGAAGGTCGAATCGGCCTGTGAAGCGGGTGACAAGGAAGCAGCTGCAGTTGCCCTCAAGGCGGCTCAGCCGGAAATGGCCCGCGGCGTTGCTCGCGGCGTGCTGCACAAGAACACTGTGGCCCGCAAGCTCTCGCGCCTGACGCGCCGAGTCGCCACTCTCTGA
- the mutM gene encoding bifunctional DNA-formamidopyrimidine glycosylase/DNA-(apurinic or apyrimidinic site) lyase: MPELPEVETTVRGLAKFLEGERITRVVLNRADLRRPFPTDLVQVMTGATVSTLSRRAKYGLMHLDRGATMIFHLGMSGRWRIDPETPETHDHLLLETAHHSFALCDPRRFGSVDLVETGALDLWPQFAALGPEPLGPGLSVGHLKAALKGKTQSIKLCLLDQRIVAGLGNIYVCEALWRSGIHPTKQAGKVTQAQLARLVPAIVAVLEASIRDGGSTLRDYAAPSGELGYFASSFDVYGRDGQPCRRDDGGVIERIAQGGRSTWFCPVCQK; encoded by the coding sequence ATGCCTGAGCTCCCCGAAGTAGAAACAACCGTTCGCGGCCTTGCAAAGTTCCTCGAGGGCGAGCGAATCACGCGCGTCGTCTTGAACCGCGCCGACCTGCGCCGCCCCTTCCCCACCGATCTGGTGCAAGTGATGACCGGCGCGACCGTCAGCACGCTCTCGCGCCGCGCCAAATACGGGCTGATGCATCTTGATCGCGGGGCGACGATGATCTTCCATCTCGGCATGAGCGGGCGCTGGCGGATCGACCCGGAAACGCCTGAGACACACGATCACCTGCTGCTGGAGACCGCGCACCACAGCTTCGCCCTCTGCGATCCGCGCCGGTTCGGCTCGGTCGATTTGGTGGAGACCGGCGCGCTCGACCTCTGGCCGCAATTCGCCGCGCTCGGGCCGGAGCCGCTAGGGCCGGGGCTGAGTGTCGGTCATCTGAAGGCAGCACTGAAGGGCAAGACCCAGTCGATCAAGCTGTGCCTGCTCGATCAGCGCATCGTGGCGGGCCTCGGCAATATCTATGTGTGCGAGGCGCTGTGGCGCTCCGGCATCCATCCCACCAAACAGGCGGGCAAGGTCACGCAGGCCCAGCTGGCGCGGCTGGTGCCCGCCATCGTCGCGGTGCTCGAAGCCTCAATCCGCGACGGCGGCTCGACCTTGCGTGATTATGCCGCGCCGAGCGGCGAGCTGGGCTATTTCGCCAGCTCCTTCGATGTCTACGGGCGCGATGGCCAACCCTGCCGCCGCGACGATGGCGGGGTAATCGAGCGGATCGCCCAGGGCGGACGCAGCACTTGGTTCTGCCCAGTGTGCCAGAAGTAA
- a CDS encoding class I SAM-dependent methyltransferase has translation MTQSTDDTVSFGYTQVTPEEKTRKVGEVFSSVARKYDIMNDAMSGGMHRLWKDRFVKRVKPQPGEQILDMAGGTGDIAFRMAARGAHITVADINQDMLDVGAERALERGADEDDGSLVFTCQNAESVSFASNTFDAYTIAFGIRNVTHIDRALAEALRVLRPGGRFFCLEFSTVEWAGLKEAYDIYSEHLLPRMGQAIAGDADSYRYLAESIRKFPPMPAFEQMIRAAGFANTKVEPIMGGLVAIHSGWKI, from the coding sequence ATGACACAGAGCACTGACGACACCGTCTCCTTCGGCTACACCCAGGTCACTCCGGAAGAAAAGACCCGCAAGGTCGGCGAGGTCTTCTCCAGCGTCGCGCGCAAATACGACATCATGAACGATGCGATGTCGGGCGGGATGCACCGGTTGTGGAAGGACCGCTTCGTGAAGCGGGTCAAGCCGCAGCCGGGCGAACAGATCCTCGACATGGCGGGCGGCACCGGCGACATCGCTTTCCGCATGGCGGCCCGCGGCGCGCATATCACGGTCGCCGATATCAATCAGGACATGCTCGACGTGGGCGCCGAACGCGCGCTGGAACGCGGCGCTGACGAAGATGATGGCAGCCTCGTGTTCACCTGCCAGAACGCTGAAAGCGTGAGCTTCGCCAGCAACACATTCGATGCCTACACCATCGCCTTCGGCATCCGCAACGTCACCCACATTGACCGCGCGCTCGCCGAAGCACTGCGCGTGCTGCGTCCGGGCGGGCGGTTCTTCTGCCTTGAATTCTCGACCGTCGAATGGGCGGGGCTGAAAGAGGCATACGATATCTATTCCGAACATCTGCTGCCGCGCATGGGGCAGGCGATTGCCGGCGATGCGGATTCCTATCGCTATCTCGCCGAATCGATCCGCAAGTTCCCCCCCATGCCCGCGTTCGAGCAGATGATCCGCGCCGCCGGTTTCGCCAACACCAAGGTCGAGCCGATCATGGGCGGGCTGGTCGCGATTCATTCGGGGTGGAAGATCTAG
- the ubiB gene encoding 2-polyprenylphenol 6-hydroxylase, with product MTTSAVHLIRLARWGVTLARRRALVGIENDPNAPVALRQLVRLARLATLTGKNGPRDYAGAFRAIGPAAIKLGQSLATRPDLVGEEAANNLLSLQDSLPPVPFSQIKAAIESSFGQPIEKLFSEIDPEPVGAASIAQVHKATTTEGRKVAVKVLRPGIREKFARDITTYEWAAAHVEAMGGEFSRLRPRLTIANFKRWTNSELDLRREAASASELAEQMAGVSGYRIPGIDWDRTNGRVMTIEWIDGIKISRVDELRARGHDFAALSDKLVISFLTQAISAGFFHADMHQGNLFVEDDGTIVAIDFGIMGRIDRRARQWLAEILYGLTTGNYQRVAEIHFEAQYVPNYHSVGEFATALRAVGEPMRGKPVKELSVGQMLDGLFAITRDFDMQTQPHLLLLQKTMVMVEGIATQLNPDINMWDTAAPYVRSWIRDELGPEAALADRLKTDTETLLRLPGLIRRLEEKYPPKGGAPEAPPLPHIPLITDKREGRGWIGYVLSGLAGAGALWGAMALGWIG from the coding sequence GTGACCACCTCTGCCGTCCACCTGATCCGCCTCGCTCGCTGGGGCGTGACGCTGGCCCGCCGCCGCGCGCTAGTGGGGATCGAGAATGATCCCAATGCGCCTGTCGCCCTGCGCCAGTTGGTGCGGCTCGCGCGGCTGGCAACGCTGACGGGCAAGAACGGCCCGCGCGATTATGCCGGGGCGTTCCGCGCGATTGGGCCTGCGGCGATCAAGCTGGGGCAATCGCTCGCCACGCGTCCCGATCTGGTGGGCGAGGAAGCGGCGAACAATCTCCTCAGCTTGCAGGACAGCCTGCCGCCGGTGCCGTTTTCCCAGATCAAGGCGGCGATTGAATCGAGCTTCGGCCAGCCGATCGAGAAGCTGTTCAGCGAAATCGACCCTGAACCCGTCGGCGCGGCGTCGATTGCGCAGGTCCATAAGGCCACCACCACCGAGGGCCGCAAGGTCGCAGTCAAGGTGCTGCGCCCCGGCATCCGTGAGAAGTTCGCGCGCGACATCACCACCTATGAATGGGCAGCGGCCCATGTCGAGGCGATGGGCGGGGAGTTCTCGCGCCTGCGTCCGCGCCTCACCATCGCCAATTTCAAGCGCTGGACCAATTCCGAACTCGACCTGCGGCGCGAGGCGGCATCGGCCTCCGAACTCGCCGAACAGATGGCAGGCGTCTCCGGCTACCGTATCCCCGGCATCGACTGGGACCGCACCAATGGCCGGGTGATGACGATCGAATGGATCGACGGAATCAAGATCAGCCGCGTCGATGAACTGCGGGCGCGCGGGCATGACTTCGCCGCGCTGTCGGACAAGCTGGTGATCAGCTTCCTGACCCAGGCGATCAGCGCCGGGTTCTTCCATGCCGATATGCACCAGGGCAACCTGTTCGTGGAGGATGACGGCACCATCGTCGCGATCGATTTCGGCATCATGGGCCGGATTGATCGGCGCGCGCGGCAGTGGCTGGCTGAGATCCTCTACGGGCTGACGACCGGCAATTACCAGCGCGTTGCAGAGATTCATTTCGAGGCGCAATATGTGCCGAATTATCACTCGGTCGGCGAATTCGCGACCGCCTTGCGCGCGGTGGGTGAGCCGATGCGGGGCAAGCCGGTGAAGGAACTGAGCGTCGGGCAGATGCTCGACGGGCTGTTCGCGATCACCCGCGATTTTGACATGCAGACCCAGCCGCACCTGCTGCTGCTGCAAAAGACGATGGTGATGGTCGAAGGCATCGCCACGCAGCTTAATCCCGACATCAACATGTGGGACACCGCCGCGCCTTACGTCCGCAGCTGGATTCGCGATGAACTCGGCCCGGAAGCGGCGCTGGCGGATCGGCTGAAGACCGATACCGAGACCCTGCTGCGCCTCCCCGGTCTGATCCGGCGGCTGGAGGAGAAATATCCGCCCAAGGGCGGCGCGCCCGAAGCGCCGCCACTGCCGCATATCCCGCTCATTACCGACAAGCGTGAGGGCCGCGGTTGGATCGGCTACGTCCTGTCGGGCCTTGCCGGAGCGGGCGCTCTGTGGGGGGCAATGGCGCTCGGCTGGATCGGATGA
- a CDS encoding bifunctional phosphopantothenoylcysteine decarboxylase/phosphopantothenate synthase, translated as MSTQEAKAGKHPRILLVVGGGIAAYKACELVRLIRKGGGDVTCVVTKGGQQFVTPMSLAALSENQVYTSLFDLKNEAEMGHIQLSREADLVVVCPATADLLAKMATGIADDLATTLILATDKPVMAVPAMNVRMWEHEATQRNIALLKAAGVNVLNPDEGPMACGEFGYGRLPEPEAIWREIAAHFGILVPEPQLLEPPARRLAPPTFEVEALEPEEEDDGSAAMPAGGLGGFFSRIIPRSTAKRTHDEIEAEYEDLPDPEAEEFLPPEEEPAPEFAPDFGGPLLARKGKANSAPPVDFGAINHEVDARKGRPESEFLAPEVPEEVEADLGAVTEGDDFGIAASHRPLVGRHLLVTAGPTWEAIDPVRYIANRSSGKQGFAIAAAAAALGARVTLVAGPVALKTPAGVRRIDVESARDMAEAVRRSLPADVAVMVAAVADWRPKEYRGEKIKKRGDAPPALMLTENPDILTNVAGGTRRPALVIGFAAETDNVLENAKAKRKRKSADWIVANDVSGDVMGGDRNRVTIISGDGIEVLDEMPKSAVAMALAERIAAVFRVEAAE; from the coding sequence ATGAGCACACAGGAGGCGAAAGCGGGCAAACACCCTCGCATCCTGCTGGTCGTGGGCGGCGGGATCGCGGCCTACAAGGCCTGCGAACTGGTGCGACTGATCCGCAAGGGTGGCGGCGATGTCACTTGCGTGGTCACCAAGGGCGGACAGCAATTCGTCACCCCCATGTCGCTGGCGGCCCTGAGCGAGAATCAGGTCTATACCAGCCTGTTCGACCTCAAGAATGAGGCCGAGATGGGCCACATTCAGCTCAGCCGTGAGGCCGATCTGGTGGTCGTCTGTCCGGCGACCGCCGATCTGCTTGCCAAGATGGCGACCGGCATCGCCGATGATCTGGCCACCACGCTGATCCTCGCCACGGACAAGCCGGTGATGGCCGTGCCCGCCATGAATGTGCGGATGTGGGAGCATGAGGCGACCCAGCGCAACATCGCCTTGCTGAAGGCGGCAGGTGTCAATGTGCTGAACCCCGATGAAGGCCCGATGGCCTGCGGCGAGTTCGGCTATGGCCGCCTGCCCGAGCCTGAGGCGATCTGGCGCGAGATTGCGGCGCATTTCGGCATCCTTGTGCCCGAACCGCAATTGCTCGAACCGCCCGCCCGCCGCCTCGCGCCGCCGACGTTCGAAGTCGAAGCGCTTGAGCCTGAGGAAGAGGACGATGGCAGCGCCGCCATGCCCGCAGGCGGGCTCGGCGGGTTCTTCTCGCGCATCATCCCGCGCTCGACGGCCAAGCGCACCCACGACGAGATCGAAGCCGAATACGAAGACCTGCCCGATCCCGAGGCGGAAGAGTTCCTGCCGCCCGAGGAAGAACCCGCGCCCGAATTCGCGCCGGACTTTGGTGGGCCGTTGCTGGCACGCAAGGGCAAGGCCAATTCGGCACCGCCCGTCGATTTCGGGGCGATCAACCACGAAGTCGATGCGCGCAAGGGCCGGCCCGAGTCCGAGTTTCTGGCGCCCGAAGTGCCCGAAGAGGTCGAAGCCGATCTTGGCGCGGTGACCGAAGGGGACGATTTCGGTATTGCCGCGTCGCATCGCCCGCTCGTCGGACGTCATCTGCTGGTCACTGCCGGGCCGACGTGGGAAGCGATCGATCCGGTGCGCTATATCGCCAACCGTTCGAGCGGGAAGCAGGGCTTTGCCATTGCCGCGGCCGCTGCTGCGCTGGGCGCGCGGGTGACGTTGGTGGCCGGGCCAGTGGCGCTCAAGACACCTGCCGGTGTACGCCGGATCGATGTCGAAAGCGCCCGTGATATGGCCGAAGCGGTCAGGCGTTCGCTGCCTGCTGACGTGGCGGTGATGGTCGCTGCGGTCGCGGACTGGCGGCCCAAGGAATATCGCGGTGAGAAGATCAAAAAGCGCGGTGATGCGCCGCCTGCGCTGATGTTGACCGAAAACCCCGACATCCTCACCAATGTCGCAGGCGGCACAAGGCGTCCGGCGCTGGTGATCGGCTTCGCAGCCGAGACCGACAACGTGCTCGAAAACGCGAAGGCCAAGCGCAAGCGCAAGAGCGCCGACTGGATCGTCGCCAACGATGTGTCCGGTGACGTCATGGGCGGGGACCGTAACCGCGTCACGATCATCAGCGGTGACGGGATCGAGGTGCTCGACGAAATGCCCAAGAGCGCCGTGGCAATGGCGCTGGCCGAACGCATCGCGGCGGTGTTCCGGGTGGAAGCGGCAGAATGA
- the dut gene encoding dUTP diphosphatase, producing the protein MTSPIKVEVKRLPHGADLPLPAYATSGAAGMDVVSAEDVTITPGARHAVATGLALAIPEGYEIQVRPRSGLALKHGITVPNTPGTIDSDYRGELKVILINLGTEPFAIARGDRVAQLVLAPVVQAAWSEVAELDATERGEGGFGSTGGHAAL; encoded by the coding sequence ATGACATCGCCCATCAAGGTTGAGGTAAAGCGCCTGCCGCACGGCGCAGACCTGCCGCTGCCCGCCTATGCCACCAGCGGCGCGGCGGGGATGGATGTGGTGAGCGCCGAGGATGTCACCATCACGCCGGGCGCGCGCCATGCGGTGGCGACCGGCCTCGCGCTGGCGATCCCTGAGGGATACGAAATCCAGGTGCGACCGCGCTCCGGCCTCGCGCTGAAGCACGGCATCACCGTCCCCAACACCCCCGGCACGATCGACAGCGATTATCGCGGCGAGCTCAAGGTGATCCTGATCAACCTTGGCACCGAGCCTTTCGCCATCGCCCGCGGTGACCGGGTCGCTCAGCTCGTGCTCGCGCCGGTGGTGCAGGCGGCCTGGAGCGAGGTTGCGGAACTGGATGCCACCGAGCGGGGCGAGGGCGGCTTCGGCTCGACCGGCGGCCATGCGGCGCTCTGA
- a CDS encoding YjhX family toxin encodes MNISKHEQRVLHVLAQGGMIRYLRDAHGKVIEVDCYNRDGFRLTDCSLSIFNRLRRRGLIRSMAGQPYRITREGLAAVRAQLDNR; translated from the coding sequence TTGAACATCTCGAAACACGAGCAGCGCGTGCTGCACGTGCTCGCGCAGGGCGGCATGATTCGTTACCTGCGCGACGCACATGGCAAGGTGATCGAAGTCGACTGCTACAACCGCGATGGTTTCCGCCTGACTGATTGCAGCCTGTCGATCTTCAACCGGTTGCGCCGCCGGGGGCTGATCCGGAGCATGGCCGGACAACCCTATCGCATCACCCGCGAAGGTCTGGCGGCGGTCCGGGCACAGCTCGACAATCGATAG
- a CDS encoding alpha/beta hydrolase, with translation MAHQLELDADRLRDDPLILIIPGLNNRNEHHWQTRWEAKIPDCERVDLGMWDDPHRNTWVNKINLAVHRAQRPVILVAHSLGCLAVAWWAEYEHPSQGNPVVGALLVAPPDVEREGVDPRLARFSPAPRRALPFPAFLAASENDQYCQLRVARGLAADWGACFAYAGSVGHINADSQIGEWEFGQLLLAQLIREHRNRTHGSAVIGAGRERRVSPRFTRLPWVHTGIGQPQTTEW, from the coding sequence ATGGCCCATCAACTTGAACTCGACGCTGACCGGCTGCGTGATGATCCGCTGATCCTCATTATCCCGGGCCTCAACAACAGGAATGAACATCACTGGCAGACCCGGTGGGAAGCAAAGATTCCCGATTGCGAGCGCGTGGACCTCGGGATGTGGGACGATCCGCATCGCAACACCTGGGTCAACAAGATCAACCTCGCGGTGCATCGGGCGCAGCGGCCGGTGATCCTGGTCGCGCACAGCCTCGGCTGCCTCGCGGTTGCGTGGTGGGCGGAGTATGAGCACCCGTCGCAGGGCAATCCGGTGGTCGGCGCGCTGCTGGTCGCCCCGCCCGATGTGGAACGCGAGGGTGTCGATCCGCGCCTCGCCCGCTTCTCCCCCGCGCCGCGCCGGGCGCTGCCGTTCCCGGCCTTCCTCGCCGCCAGCGAGAACGATCAATACTGCCAGCTGCGCGTGGCGCGCGGGCTGGCTGCCGATTGGGGCGCGTGCTTTGCCTATGCGGGGTCGGTCGGCCATATCAATGCCGATAGCCAGATCGGCGAATGGGAATTCGGCCAGCTTCTTCTTGCCCAGCTGATCCGCGAGCATCGCAACCGGACGCATGGCAGCGCTGTGATCGGCGCAGGCCGGGAGCGGCGGGTCAGCCCGCGCTTTACCCGCCTGCCTTGGGTTCACACCGGGATCGGGCAGCCGCAGACCACTGAGTGGTAG
- a CDS encoding DUF4136 domain-containing protein produces MSSIKSLTRFALPVALAIGLSACATPFKADVSRFAAPLPAPQGQSFAVVPEDPKLAGGLEFATYANSVAAEMQELGYTRAATPENADLLVRFDYRVDGGRERVRTDFNGVGAAGFGPWGRWGGWGGGGWGLGFNDPFFGGPDVRSYTIYTSGIDLKIDRAADGQRLFEGKAEAVSRSNRLPRLVPNLVDAIFTGFPGNSGETLRITIRDDEKTVRPTD; encoded by the coding sequence ATGTCTTCGATCAAATCTCTCACCCGCTTCGCCCTTCCGGTCGCTCTCGCGATCGGACTGTCGGCCTGTGCCACCCCGTTCAAGGCCGATGTGTCGCGCTTTGCCGCGCCGCTGCCTGCGCCGCAGGGCCAGTCCTTCGCAGTCGTGCCGGAAGATCCCAAGCTGGCCGGTGGGCTCGAATTTGCCACCTATGCCAACTCGGTCGCGGCCGAAATGCAGGAGCTGGGCTACACCCGCGCCGCCACGCCTGAAAACGCGGATCTGCTGGTGCGGTTCGACTACCGCGTCGATGGCGGTCGTGAACGGGTACGCACCGATTTCAACGGTGTCGGCGCAGCTGGCTTCGGTCCGTGGGGCCGGTGGGGCGGCTGGGGCGGCGGCGGCTGGGGCCTCGGCTTCAACGATCCGTTCTTCGGCGGCCCGGACGTGCGGAGCTACACCATCTACACCAGCGGCATCGACCTGAAGATCGACCGCGCCGCCGATGGCCAGCGCCTGTTCGAAGGCAAGGCCGAAGCGGTCTCGCGCTCGAACCGGCTGCCGCGCCTCGTGCCCAATCTGGTTGACGCGATCTTCACCGGTTTCCCCGGCAATTCGGGCGAAACCCTGCGGATCACCATCCGCGACGACGAAAAGACCGTGCGCCCTACGGATTGA
- the trpS gene encoding tryptophan--tRNA ligase gives MRVVSGIQPTGKPHLGNYLGAIRNYVALQDDAHAAGGECLIFIADLHALSMAHDPTELRSSTLELVATLVACGLDPDKAILFNQAQVPLHPEMQWLLNGTARMGWLNRMTQWKDKAGKNREGQSVALFTYPVLQAADVLLYQATHVPVGEDQKQHLELARDIAQKFNNDFGTEDAPIFTLPDPIIPKEAARIMSLRDGSAKMSKSDPSDMSRINLSDDADTMAQKVKKAKTDPEPLPSEEAGLADRPEAKNLVGIYGALAGQSAADVLAQFGGQGFGAFKPALADLLVAKLGPIRDRFVELKDDSEALDAILARGAAKARERGKPTLDAAYRALGLVRH, from the coding sequence ATGCGCGTCGTTTCCGGCATCCAGCCCACGGGCAAGCCCCATCTCGGCAATTATCTGGGGGCGATCCGCAACTACGTAGCCTTGCAGGACGATGCCCATGCTGCGGGCGGCGAGTGCCTGATCTTTATCGCCGACCTTCACGCGCTGTCGATGGCGCATGATCCAACCGAACTGCGGTCTTCGACCCTTGAACTGGTGGCGACGCTTGTGGCCTGCGGGCTCGATCCCGACAAAGCGATCCTGTTCAATCAGGCGCAGGTGCCACTGCACCCCGAGATGCAGTGGCTGCTCAACGGCACGGCCCGGATGGGCTGGTTGAACCGCATGACGCAGTGGAAGGACAAAGCGGGCAAGAACCGTGAGGGCCAGTCGGTCGCGCTGTTCACCTACCCGGTGCTGCAAGCCGCCGACGTGCTGCTTTATCAGGCGACCCATGTGCCCGTGGGCGAGGATCAGAAGCAGCATCTGGAGCTCGCCCGCGACATCGCCCAGAAGTTCAACAACGACTTCGGCACCGAAGACGCGCCGATCTTCACCCTGCCCGATCCGATCATCCCGAAGGAAGCGGCGCGGATCATGTCTCTGCGCGACGGTTCGGCCAAGATGTCGAAGTCCGATCCCAGCGACATGAGCCGCATTAACCTTTCGGACGATGCCGACACGATGGCGCAGAAGGTGAAGAAGGCTAAGACCGATCCCGAACCTTTGCCGTCAGAGGAAGCCGGGTTGGCTGACCGGCCCGAGGCGAAGAACCTCGTCGGCATCTATGGCGCGCTCGCCGGTCAATCCGCCGCCGATGTGCTCGCGCAATTTGGCGGGCAGGGCTTCGGCGCGTTCAAGCCGGCGCTTGCTGACCTGCTGGTCGCCAAGCTCGGCCCGATCCGGGATCGCTTCGTGGAGCTTAAGGACGACAGCGAAGCGCTCGACGCGATCCTCGCGCGCGGCGCTGCCAAGGCGCGGGAACGCGGCAAGCCGACACTCGACGCCGCCTACCGTGCACTGGGGCTGGTGCGGCACTGA